The genomic segment CAGCGCGTGCACGTCGAGATCCACGTAGGGCGCGTCGAGACCCACGACGAGGCCCAGCGACACGAGATTCCCGCCCATGGGATAGATGAAGCTGCCCCCGAACGCGTCCCACGGGAGCGGCCAGCCCATGGTATGGGTGACCGCGCCGGGCGGGTCCGCGACTTCCCACAGTTCCTTGACGCCGAGCGCGAAGATCTGCGGGTTCGCCGAGCCGACGCCCTCCCGCTCGAGCCAAGCCTGGCTCAGGGGCCCGCGGGTCCCTTCGGCGAGCACCGTGACCCGCGCGGAGAGGTCCGTGGCCGGCATGTAGCCGGCCGCCGGGTTCCCCTCGCGGTCCAGACCGGCGGGCGTCGTGCGGACGCCGACGACCTGCCCCCCGCGCATCAGGAGCGCGTCGGCGGGGAACCCCGTGAACACGTTCACGCCGAGTGCCTCCGCCTGTCCTCCCAGCCAGCGCACGATCTCGCAGATCGAGGCCACGTGATGGCCGTGATTCCGCATCGAGGGCGGGGTCGGGAGCCGGATCTTCCCCCGTTCCGTGAGAAGCAGCACTCGGTCGCCCGCCACGCGGCCCCGAAAGGGGAAGTCAGCCTCGTCGAGGTCCGGGAAGAGCGTGCGGAAGGCCCCGGGGTTCACGACCGCCCCGGAGAGGCAGTGCTCCCCGAGTTCGCCCGACTTCTCGAGGACGCCGATCTCCAGGTCGGCGAGTGGCCCGCCTTTCGCGCGGTCGCGCGCCGCGAGTTGCGCCAGCCGGATCGCTCCCGCGAGCCCGGCGGGACCGCCGCCCACAAAAAGGACATCCAACGGTACGGCTTCCGGATCGGGATCCTCTTCGACGATGAAGCGCCCCGCCGGCAGCGGTGGCTGCTCGAAAGCGGGAATCAACTGTTTCACCGCGGCGTCCCGAGAACGCCCGCCTCGCGGAGCAATTCCAGCGTGGGTTCGAGCGGGAGCGCTTCGACCGTCCGTCCCCGGTGCCCCGTCACGGACGTCGCTCCGAAGAGGGAGTTGATGACGGCCTCGTCCGTCGCCTCGACCACCGCCTCGAAGACGCGCGACAACGCGCCGCCGCCCCGGACCGCCTCACCCTCCCCCGTCGAGAAGGCGATCGCGTAGTCGCCGGAACCGTGCGACATGTACGACCCGGTGCGGGCGAGCCCCATG from the Candidatus Palauibacter polyketidifaciens genome contains:
- a CDS encoding electron-transfer flavoprotein:ubiquinone oxidoreductase; protein product: MKQLIPAFEQPPLPAGRFIVEEDPDPEAVPLDVLFVGGGPAGLAGAIRLAQLAARDRAKGGPLADLEIGVLEKSGELGEHCLSGAVVNPGAFRTLFPDLDEADFPFRGRVAGDRVLLLTERGKIRLPTPPSMRNHGHHVASICEIVRWLGGQAEALGVNVFTGFPADALLMRGGQVVGVRTTPAGLDREGNPAAGYMPATDLSARVTVLAEGTRGPLSQAWLEREGVGSANPQIFALGVKELWEVADPPGAVTHTMGWPLPWDAFGGSFIYPMGGNLVSLGLVVGLDAPYVDLDVHALLQRFKHHPFVRGVLEGGELVEWGAKTIPEGGYHAIPDRLSGDGLLIAGDAAGLVDVASLKGIHYAMRSGVLAAEAIGRALSDLGERASGGEGAQGREGSDGAVPAARLASYDAALRESLIQDPLYRNRNQRLAFKSGFYAGGVKAGLMQATGGTFPGARISSESDAAGPRYKRLGLDSAYDSEHAVTKVDAVFRSGNATRDDIPSHLLPGPAAGAEVSPEMAEIYASLCPAGVYERDGDRLVVNAPNCIDCKATDVLGPRWTPREGGSGPAYKRM